From one Peredibacter starrii genomic stretch:
- a CDS encoding 4-hydroxythreonine-4-phosphate dehydrogenase PdxA, translating to MKVYVTQGHEEGIGLEVFFKSVMLMPKEELKLIRLIAFEQSVIETLISMRLPFHIQEDSIFLAGIEIKVYWLSAVNHSQSFTAIELGMRLCESGGVLFTLPTSKDQFPGYAGHTEYFRAFYKKPELGMFFSSPRLQVLLLSDHVAVKDLSKLMTEDLIYQRLLSAVKTLDSWNWPTKRILISGMNPHAGEQGLIGDEDDRITKAIKRLRSKVKLEVLGPLPGDTMLFEQKSKEDLLVYLFHDQGLGVFKGLQGFIGSNITLGLPYPRFSPDHGTSFSLFSKNQADYRGCAYSLKEAVQMLTRISDGKNSSHQSKGSQS from the coding sequence ATGAAAGTCTACGTGACTCAAGGACACGAAGAAGGCATTGGACTCGAGGTCTTCTTCAAATCCGTGATGCTCATGCCAAAGGAAGAGCTTAAACTCATCCGTTTAATTGCCTTTGAACAATCAGTTATTGAAACTCTGATTTCCATGAGACTGCCGTTTCATATACAGGAAGATTCTATTTTCCTCGCTGGTATTGAGATTAAAGTCTATTGGTTATCGGCCGTGAACCATTCCCAGAGTTTTACCGCCATTGAGCTTGGCATGCGCTTATGTGAAAGCGGAGGAGTGCTATTCACCCTTCCAACATCCAAGGACCAATTTCCAGGATACGCCGGCCACACCGAGTATTTCCGCGCCTTTTATAAAAAACCTGAACTGGGTATGTTCTTTTCATCACCCAGGCTGCAAGTGCTGTTGTTATCAGATCATGTGGCAGTGAAAGATCTCTCAAAACTCATGACTGAAGATCTCATCTATCAGCGCCTTTTATCTGCAGTTAAAACTCTGGATAGCTGGAACTGGCCGACTAAAAGAATATTGATATCGGGCATGAATCCCCATGCGGGAGAGCAGGGGCTTATAGGCGACGAAGATGATCGCATCACTAAGGCAATTAAACGTCTAAGGTCCAAAGTAAAATTAGAGGTGCTTGGGCCACTACCGGGTGATACAATGCTTTTCGAGCAAAAGTCGAAAGAGGATCTTCTGGTATATCTTTTTCACGATCAGGGTCTGGGTGTATTCAAGGGCCTTCAAGGTTTCATTGGATCAAACATCACTCTAGGTCTACCATATCCTCGCTTTAGTCCTGATCACGGAACATCATTTAGTTTGTTCAGTAAAAATCAGGCAGACTATCGCGGCTGCGCTTATTCACTGAAAGAAGCTGTGCAAATGCTCACGAGGATTTCTGATGGAAAAAATTCAAGTCACCAAAGCAAAGGTTCACAATCTTAA
- a CDS encoding SurA N-terminal domain-containing protein: MKFLILTILLGMSSAFAQDSKSSEKLLDKIVAVVNTRVISLSEIRRMDETLEARREVSPIIYSEKSYDQKKLLDIMIKSYIIRDKINAQGYVINDDAVEGRIKMTEERLGLKRADLLQFLKSKSLTYEEYFEIIRETMEYNIFAQRIIAPLISVTEQEIKNEYYRRNSTNNALSFKYNLVDFYIDESKLVDKNEGKFLAVLKDYQLTGKLPEEYRDLESNNLDALNEDGLSKDLAKVLKTTSEGSFSKAISLNGYLHVFYVQKKDLVESQEFLKFKDQIQNEIFMNKGKSVSANWFDREYSNYYIKNLL, translated from the coding sequence ATGAAATTTTTAATTCTTACAATTCTCCTGGGCATGAGCTCTGCCTTTGCCCAGGATTCAAAATCTTCCGAAAAACTCCTCGATAAAATTGTGGCCGTTGTTAACACACGTGTTATTTCACTTTCTGAAATTAGACGTATGGACGAGACCCTTGAAGCACGTCGTGAAGTTTCACCCATCATTTATTCAGAGAAGTCATACGATCAGAAAAAGCTCCTGGATATCATGATCAAGTCGTACATCATCCGCGACAAAATCAATGCTCAAGGTTACGTGATTAATGATGACGCCGTTGAGGGCCGTATTAAAATGACGGAAGAGCGCCTTGGTCTAAAACGCGCTGACCTTCTTCAGTTCTTAAAAAGTAAAAGCCTGACGTACGAAGAGTATTTTGAAATCATCCGCGAAACGATGGAATACAACATCTTCGCTCAAAGAATCATTGCTCCACTTATTTCTGTGACCGAACAAGAAATTAAGAACGAGTACTATCGCCGTAACTCAACTAACAATGCTCTTTCGTTCAAATATAACCTGGTAGATTTCTATATTGATGAATCGAAGCTGGTCGATAAAAACGAAGGTAAGTTTCTGGCGGTTCTAAAGGATTACCAACTTACTGGTAAGCTTCCGGAAGAATACCGCGATCTTGAATCTAACAACCTCGACGCTCTAAACGAAGACGGTCTTTCAAAAGACCTCGCTAAAGTTTTAAAGACCACTTCGGAAGGCTCTTTCTCGAAGGCCATTTCACTGAACGGTTACTTGCACGTTTTCTACGTTCAGAAGAAAGATCTGGTTGAATCACAGGAGTTCCTGAAGTTCAAAGATCAGATTCAAAATGAAATCTTCATGAACAAAGGTAAATCAGTTTCAGCAAACTGGTTTGACCGTGAATACTCGAACTATTACATCAAAAATCTTCTCTAA
- a CDS encoding peptidylprolyl isomerase — protein sequence MKKQFSVAIIALMVAGTAVAQKNDNQVVATVNGQSITKKQFEDYHLQNLKFVGQRKITKEVSLQDLINRQLGIQKAKKTGTDKDPTVVAKQEDILFHAQTSKDLENEFKKITVSDEDVKKYYNDNQEYRTAHILYRLRAEPTPKEVEQALLQSSEIYAALQKDPDSFAKLANKYSQTSAAPVGGDLGFQPPTRLAPEYFEAIKGQKVGFISKPVRTQMGIHVIKILGVKSFDQIDKNLYKKIIYDKKRDAMIENYFKNLAKGADIKTNPNLL from the coding sequence ATGAAGAAACAATTTTCAGTAGCAATTATTGCTCTTATGGTCGCGGGTACAGCAGTAGCGCAGAAGAATGACAACCAAGTTGTTGCGACTGTTAACGGTCAATCAATCACAAAAAAACAATTCGAAGATTATCATCTTCAAAATTTAAAATTCGTTGGTCAGAGAAAAATTACAAAAGAAGTTTCTCTTCAAGACTTAATCAATCGTCAGCTAGGAATTCAGAAGGCCAAGAAGACGGGTACTGATAAAGATCCAACGGTTGTAGCAAAACAGGAAGATATCCTTTTCCACGCTCAGACTTCAAAAGACCTTGAGAACGAATTTAAAAAAATCACTGTGTCAGATGAAGACGTAAAGAAGTACTACAATGATAACCAAGAGTACCGTACTGCTCACATTCTTTACCGCTTAAGAGCTGAGCCAACTCCAAAAGAAGTTGAGCAAGCACTTCTTCAAAGTAGCGAGATCTATGCTGCTCTTCAAAAGGATCCAGATTCTTTCGCAAAGCTGGCCAACAAATACTCTCAAACTTCTGCCGCACCTGTAGGTGGTGATCTAGGTTTCCAACCTCCAACACGCCTTGCTCCAGAGTACTTCGAAGCCATTAAGGGCCAGAAAGTTGGATTCATCTCTAAGCCAGTAAGAACTCAGATGGGTATTCACGTAATTAAGATTCTTGGCGTTAAGTCTTTTGACCAGATCGACAAGAACCTTTACAAAAAGATCATCTACGACAAGAAAAGAGATGCCATGATCGAGAATTACTTTAAAAATCTCGCAAAAGGCGCAGATATCAAGACAAATCCGAATCTTTTATAA